One Dromiciops gliroides isolate mDroGli1 chromosome 3, mDroGli1.pri, whole genome shotgun sequence DNA segment encodes these proteins:
- the LYG2 gene encoding lysozyme g-like protein 2 — MLVPVAFLGLAALIVTSEGTYPYPPPVNPHFQPRLYHGCYGDIMSMDTPGASCDIDRLINCGIRGSEMFAEMDLVAMKKYQIIIKDVGQKQCVDPALIAGIISRETHAGSVLQDGWDYQRLKFGLMQLDKHTYHPTGAWDSQEHLTQAVKILTDKIKAIQRKFPTWTMSQHLKGGLSAYRSGIDAIVTPSDVENDYTNDILARCKFYKRHGF; from the exons ATGTTAGTTCCTGTCGCTTTTTTGGGCCTTGCTGCCCTCATTg ttactTCTGAGGGCACTTATCCATATCCTCCCCCCGTGAATCCCCACTTCCAGCCTCGTTTGTACCATGGATGCTATGGTGATATCATGAGCATGGACACCCCTGGAGCCTCCTGTGATATAGACAGATTGATCAACTGTG GGATCCGTGGCTCAGAAATGTTTGCTGAGATGGATTTGGTGGCTATGAAGAAATATCAAATTATAATCAAAGATGTTGGACAGAAACAATGTGTGGATCCTGCTTTGATTGCTGGAATTATCTCCAGAGAGACCCATGCTGGGTCTGTGCTCCAAGATGGCTGGGACTATCAGAGACTTAAATTTGGTTTGATGCAG ctTGATAAACACACTTATCACCCCACTGGAGCCTGGGATAGTCAAGAGCACCTTACACAGGCTGTAAAGATCTTAACTGACAAAATTAAGGCAATCCAGAGAAAATTCCCAACTTGGACTATGAGTCAACACCTGAAAG GTGGTCTCTCTGCCTACAGATCAGGGATTGATGCCATTGTAACCCCTAGTGATGTAGAAAATGACTACACCAACGATATTCTTGCCCGATGTAAATTTTACAAGAGACATGGCTTCTAA